A single window of Archangium lipolyticum DNA harbors:
- a CDS encoding precorrin-8X methylmutase, with translation MNDMRQMTTLGRRIEDESFSIIDSEAGPHSYAPGEWQVVRRVIHATADFEFKELARFSPDAISAGIQALRAGSPILADVKMILAGLNEERLAAYGCRTHCFISDADVISAAREAGSTRAIESIRKAHRLGLLNGAIVAVGNAPTALLEVARLVKEEGARPALVVGVPVGFVSAVESKEAVLELPVPYIVVRGRKGGSTIAVSIIHALLMLSADGERT, from the coding sequence ATGAACGACATGCGCCAGATGACGACGCTCGGGCGTCGCATCGAAGACGAGAGCTTTTCCATCATCGACAGCGAGGCCGGTCCGCATTCCTACGCTCCGGGCGAGTGGCAGGTGGTCCGGCGCGTCATCCACGCCACCGCGGACTTCGAGTTCAAGGAGCTGGCCCGCTTCTCTCCCGATGCCATCTCCGCGGGCATCCAGGCCCTGCGTGCTGGCAGCCCGATCCTGGCCGACGTGAAGATGATCCTCGCCGGGCTCAACGAGGAGCGGCTCGCCGCCTATGGCTGCCGGACGCACTGCTTCATCTCCGACGCGGACGTCATCAGCGCGGCCCGCGAGGCGGGCTCCACCCGCGCCATCGAGTCCATCCGCAAGGCGCACCGGCTGGGGCTGCTGAACGGGGCCATCGTGGCGGTGGGCAACGCACCCACGGCCCTCCTGGAGGTGGCGCGGCTGGTGAAGGAGGAAGGGGCCCGTCCCGCGCTGGTGGTGGGTGTGCCGGTGGGCTTCGTGTCGGCGGTGGAGTCGAAGGAGGCCGTGCTCGAGCTGCCGGTGCCCTACATCGTGGTGCGGGGGCGCAAGGGAGGAAGCACCATCGCCGTGTCCATCATCCACGCGCTGCTGATGCTCAGCGCCGACGGAGAGCGGACATGA
- a CDS encoding DUF3209 family protein: MACHELAALRLALMNVLGVDDAAERQHELAELGSAAEKPGPVRSLMQARDLAGVLRFFEASLVELQERVSATRADDPKMPYLRSLLVLTKSVELDLRRQNESLQKLWRDLEEVHDFTHEIYPRD; the protein is encoded by the coding sequence ATGGCCTGTCATGAGCTGGCGGCGCTGCGTCTGGCGCTGATGAACGTTCTGGGAGTGGACGATGCGGCCGAGCGGCAACACGAGCTCGCCGAGCTGGGGAGCGCGGCGGAGAAGCCGGGGCCGGTGCGCTCGCTGATGCAGGCGCGCGACCTGGCGGGCGTGCTGCGCTTCTTCGAGGCCTCGCTGGTGGAGCTGCAGGAGCGCGTCTCCGCCACCCGCGCGGATGATCCGAAGATGCCCTACCTGCGCTCGCTCCTCGTGCTGACCAAGTCGGTGGAGCTGGACCTGCGGCGCCAGAACGAGTCGCTCCAGAAGCTGTGGCGCGACCTCGAGGAGGTGCACGACTTCACCCACGAGATCTACCCGAGGGACTAG
- a CDS encoding energy-coupling factor ABC transporter ATP-binding protein produces the protein MKAALTLEALSVGNPGGAAILSALSFEVRPGEVVALLGANGCGKTTLLRSIAGLVPALSGGVRLLGQPAPRGAVARAEAGLALAFQNPDDQLFGTTVGEDVATGPLHQGLAPGVVRARVDEALAATGLSHLAGRSIEALSFGEKKRACLAGVLAMHPAVLLLDEPTAGLDPVGERETAGLLRRLAREREVALLVSTHATDEVPFFADRVAILGEGRLLAFGTPADVFRDAALLARARLRAPAVAELWAQLAPLLPALGTAPPLTVAEAASRLLPLLVPSHQEVHP, from the coding sequence ATGAAGGCGGCGCTTACGCTCGAAGCGCTCTCGGTGGGAAACCCCGGCGGCGCCGCCATCCTCTCCGCCCTCTCCTTCGAGGTGCGGCCGGGAGAGGTGGTCGCGCTGCTCGGCGCCAACGGGTGTGGCAAGACGACGCTGCTGCGGAGCATCGCGGGCCTGGTGCCGGCGCTTTCCGGTGGGGTGCGATTGCTCGGCCAGCCCGCACCGCGTGGGGCCGTGGCCCGGGCAGAAGCGGGGCTGGCGCTCGCCTTCCAGAATCCGGATGACCAGCTGTTCGGCACGACGGTGGGTGAGGACGTGGCCACGGGTCCGCTGCACCAGGGCCTCGCCCCGGGCGTGGTGCGGGCGCGGGTGGACGAGGCGCTCGCGGCCACCGGCCTGTCGCACCTGGCGGGACGCTCCATCGAGGCGCTCAGCTTCGGGGAGAAGAAGCGGGCCTGTCTCGCGGGCGTGCTGGCGATGCATCCGGCGGTGCTGCTCCTCGACGAGCCCACCGCCGGGTTGGATCCGGTGGGCGAGCGCGAGACAGCGGGCCTGCTGAGGCGCCTCGCCCGCGAGCGTGAAGTGGCCCTGCTCGTCTCCACGCATGCCACCGACGAAGTGCCCTTCTTCGCCGACCGGGTGGCCATCCTCGGAGAGGGGCGGCTGCTCGCCTTTGGCACCCCCGCCGACGTCTTCCGGGATGCCGCGCTGCTGGCGCGGGCGCGTCTGCGCGCACCGGCCGTCGCCGAGCTCTGGGCCCAGCTGGCGCCCCTGCTTCCCGCGCTGGGAACGGCCCCGCCCCTCACGGTCGCCGAGGCCGCCAGCCGTCTCCTTCCCCTCCTCGTTCCCTCCCATCAGGAAGTGCATCCGTGA
- a CDS encoding DUF2267 domain-containing protein, with amino-acid sequence MTHDELLSHVSAHAGLPGPEAAERTVRAVLEVIGERLAWPVVQSLAEDLPGPLAAGLRGVTPHQVFNLAELHARVASRLEVRLGLAVEYTGVVCQFLAESLSPGTLHRLREALPEQMSALFAPREPGEPFEHVHVEPGHRTLAEGRPGSRHPLSESRAERAHSHSVAREDNPHGDTKLSSAIGLTQEREQETLAAAHPGSEEHPSRE; translated from the coding sequence ATGACGCACGACGAACTCTTGTCCCATGTTTCCGCGCACGCCGGGCTCCCTGGCCCGGAGGCGGCGGAGCGGACCGTTCGCGCGGTGCTCGAGGTCATCGGCGAGCGCCTGGCCTGGCCCGTCGTCCAGTCGCTGGCGGAGGACCTTCCGGGCCCGCTGGCCGCGGGCCTGCGCGGAGTGACTCCCCATCAGGTCTTCAACCTCGCGGAGCTCCATGCGCGCGTCGCGAGCCGGCTCGAGGTGCGGCTCGGACTCGCCGTGGAGTACACCGGAGTCGTCTGTCAGTTCCTCGCGGAGAGCCTGTCCCCCGGGACGTTGCACCGGCTCCGCGAGGCACTGCCCGAGCAGATGAGCGCTCTCTTCGCTCCTCGTGAGCCTGGCGAGCCCTTCGAGCACGTCCATGTCGAGCCGGGCCACCGCACGCTGGCCGAGGGCCGGCCGGGAAGCCGGCACCCGTTGTCCGAGTCCCGTGCCGAGAGAGCGCACTCGCACTCCGTGGCACGGGAGGACAACCCGCACGGGGACACGAAGCTCTCCAGTGCCATCGGGCTCACCCAGGAGCGGGAGCAGGAGACGCTCGCGGCCGCACACCCGGGCTCGGAGGAGCATCCCTCACGCGAGTGA
- a CDS encoding CbiQ family ECF transporter T component: MSRTSPLREWVSGLDARIKLGSALLALLVTLAGPAPHTASGIAALALLASLAVGEPVRVLMRRLGLALFSGLAVWALHWVSQPEATGTWAPALVLGTRVAAGAAVFGLLTSLTPPWALVGALRAWRVPAALADVLALAVRYATVLERSAHSAREAQVLRLGYRDVRRSLRSLGALGGLTLVRAFDQAHATAEAMAARGCRGTIVPPPGEHP; this comes from the coding sequence GTGAGTCGTACCTCCCCGCTGCGCGAGTGGGTGAGCGGGCTCGATGCGCGCATCAAGCTGGGGAGCGCCCTGCTCGCCCTGCTGGTGACGCTCGCCGGGCCCGCGCCTCACACCGCCTCGGGGATCGCGGCGTTGGCCCTCCTCGCCTCCCTCGCGGTGGGCGAGCCGGTCCGGGTGTTGATGCGCCGCCTGGGGCTGGCCCTCTTCAGCGGTCTGGCCGTCTGGGCCCTGCACTGGGTGTCGCAACCGGAGGCAACCGGAACCTGGGCACCCGCGCTGGTCCTGGGAACGCGAGTGGCCGCGGGTGCCGCCGTCTTCGGACTCCTCACCTCGCTCACCCCGCCCTGGGCCCTGGTGGGCGCACTGCGCGCGTGGCGGGTGCCGGCCGCGCTCGCCGATGTGCTCGCGCTCGCGGTGCGCTACGCCACCGTCCTCGAACGGTCGGCACACAGCGCGCGCGAGGCCCAGGTCCTCCGCCTCGGCTACCGGGACGTGCGCCGCAGCCTGCGTTCACTTGGAGCACTCGGCGGCCTCACCCTGGTGCGCGCCTTCGATCAGGCCCATGCCACCGCCGAGGCCATGGCCGCCCGCGGCTGCCGGGGCACCATCGTCCCCCCTCCGGGAGAGCACCCATGA
- a CDS encoding CbiX/SirB N-terminal domain-containing protein: MSSLRHERGILFIGHGSRDPQAIAEVHRFVDAYREAHPERRVGLGFVELTAPALPEALDALASEVKEVLVVPLFLFTAKHVKNDIPLALATAREKHPGVRFLAVKAFGVHPDLAQLAFERTEVRTGPLSPQEAARTVVVMLGRGSSDPDANGDFCKLTRLYAEGRGFAQVQPAFVGIAKPSLEEALEWVARARPERILVVPYLLFTGVLLQKIHAQVALFAERYPWLRSEVAPHLADGSMAPLVQHVDRRIEEALAGGVPLPCDGCQYRVPLAGLQKNVGGLKALLWSIRHRETHTQAAPHPHAHRALEKHVLVCGNADCADRGSVALIEALRRKLKETGKGRTVRITRTACMGRCGEGPTVAVYPDGIWYRGVTEADARELVEEHLVGDRLVSRLVDNIMQ, translated from the coding sequence GTGAGCTCCCTTCGTCACGAGCGCGGCATCCTCTTCATCGGACACGGCAGCCGGGATCCGCAGGCCATCGCCGAGGTGCACCGCTTCGTGGACGCCTACCGCGAGGCCCACCCGGAGCGGCGCGTGGGCCTGGGCTTCGTGGAGCTCACCGCACCGGCGCTCCCCGAGGCGCTGGACGCGCTCGCCTCCGAGGTGAAGGAGGTGCTCGTCGTTCCGCTCTTCCTCTTCACCGCGAAGCACGTGAAGAACGACATCCCGCTGGCGCTCGCCACGGCGCGGGAGAAGCACCCGGGCGTGCGTTTCCTCGCGGTGAAGGCCTTTGGCGTCCATCCGGATCTCGCCCAGCTGGCCTTCGAGCGCACCGAGGTCCGCACCGGCCCCCTCTCCCCCCAAGAGGCCGCGCGCACGGTGGTGGTGATGCTGGGGCGCGGCTCGTCGGACCCGGACGCGAATGGCGACTTCTGCAAGCTGACCCGCCTCTACGCGGAGGGACGGGGCTTCGCCCAGGTGCAGCCGGCCTTCGTCGGCATCGCGAAGCCCTCGCTGGAGGAGGCGCTGGAGTGGGTGGCCCGGGCGAGGCCGGAGCGCATCCTGGTGGTGCCCTACCTCCTGTTCACGGGGGTGCTGTTGCAGAAGATCCACGCCCAGGTGGCCCTCTTCGCCGAGCGCTACCCCTGGCTCCGCTCCGAGGTGGCACCGCACCTGGCCGACGGCAGCATGGCCCCGCTCGTCCAGCACGTGGACCGGCGCATCGAGGAGGCACTCGCGGGCGGAGTGCCGCTGCCGTGCGACGGCTGCCAGTACCGCGTTCCGCTCGCGGGCCTGCAGAAGAACGTGGGAGGCCTCAAGGCGCTGCTCTGGAGCATCCGCCACCGCGAGACGCACACCCAGGCCGCGCCCCACCCGCATGCCCACCGCGCGTTGGAGAAGCACGTGCTGGTCTGCGGCAACGCCGACTGCGCCGATCGCGGCAGCGTGGCGCTGATCGAGGCCCTGCGCCGCAAGCTCAAGGAGACGGGCAAGGGGCGCACGGTGCGCATCACCCGGACCGCCTGCATGGGCCGCTGCGGCGAGGGACCCACCGTGGCCGTCTATCCGGATGGCATCTGGTACCGCGGGGTGACGGAGGCGGACGCCCGGGAGCTCGTGGAAGAGCACCTGGTGGGCGACCGCCTCGTGTCCCGCCTTGTCGACAACATCATGCAGTGA
- the cbiE gene encoding precorrin-6y C5,15-methyltransferase (decarboxylating) subunit CbiE — MKPVVVVGIGDDGCLGLSARAANAVAQARVLVGGKRHLEFFPQFSGERLSFSGGIGPTLERVAELAQENQVCVLASGDPLFFGIGAQVARKVGAEHVEFIPHPSSVQWAFGRIGVAWEDAEVISVHGRSREGLCTRLRPLAKVAVLTDGENTPPVLARHLLEHGERGFTAWVCESLGNPGERVRCFSLEALAECTDIGPLNVLVLLRTDPSWRPPPRLSFLHEDAFAKRMPKKGLITKREVRLLSLAQLEIRPDSVVWDIGAGSGSVGIEAALLAPRGRVHAIEVDPEGVAICRENALAHGVDNLRVIEGRAPEALEGLETPDAVFVGGSKGSMRDIIDVAFARLREGGRLVVNAITLDNVAEAYAALRAHGVTPEVTLLNVSRGEPLAHYLRYEAQNPIHIFAATRPAAAKGDES; from the coding sequence ATGAAGCCGGTGGTGGTGGTGGGCATCGGGGATGATGGTTGCCTCGGCCTGTCGGCGCGCGCGGCCAACGCGGTGGCTCAGGCGCGGGTGCTGGTCGGCGGCAAGCGCCACCTGGAGTTCTTCCCCCAGTTCTCCGGGGAGCGCCTCTCCTTCAGCGGGGGCATCGGTCCCACGCTGGAGCGGGTGGCCGAGCTCGCCCAGGAGAACCAGGTGTGCGTCCTCGCCTCGGGGGATCCGCTCTTCTTCGGCATCGGCGCGCAGGTGGCCCGGAAGGTGGGCGCCGAGCACGTCGAGTTCATCCCCCACCCCTCCTCCGTGCAGTGGGCCTTCGGCCGCATCGGCGTGGCCTGGGAGGATGCCGAGGTCATCTCCGTGCACGGCCGCTCGCGCGAGGGGCTGTGCACGCGGCTGCGTCCCCTCGCCAAGGTGGCCGTCCTCACCGATGGTGAGAACACGCCCCCGGTGCTGGCGCGCCACCTGCTGGAGCATGGCGAGCGCGGCTTCACGGCCTGGGTGTGCGAGAGCCTCGGCAATCCGGGGGAGCGGGTCCGCTGCTTCTCGCTGGAGGCGCTCGCGGAGTGCACGGACATCGGGCCGCTCAACGTCCTCGTGCTGCTGAGGACGGATCCGAGCTGGCGCCCACCGCCGCGCCTGTCCTTCCTCCACGAGGACGCCTTCGCCAAGCGCATGCCCAAGAAGGGCCTCATCACCAAGCGCGAGGTGCGCCTGCTGTCGCTGGCCCAGTTGGAGATCCGGCCCGACAGCGTGGTCTGGGACATCGGCGCGGGCTCGGGCTCGGTGGGCATCGAGGCGGCGCTGCTCGCCCCGAGGGGACGCGTCCATGCCATCGAGGTGGACCCGGAGGGCGTGGCCATTTGCCGGGAGAACGCGCTCGCCCACGGCGTGGACAACCTGCGCGTCATCGAGGGACGCGCCCCGGAGGCCCTCGAGGGACTGGAAACGCCGGACGCAGTCTTCGTCGGCGGCAGCAAGGGCAGCATGCGCGACATCATCGACGTGGCCTTCGCCCGCTTGCGCGAGGGCGGCAGGCTGGTGGTCAACGCCATCACCCTGGACAACGTGGCCGAAGCCTATGCGGCCTTGCGTGCGCACGGAGTGACACCGGAGGTGACGCTGCTCAACGTGTCCCGCGGCGAGCCGCTCGCGCACTACCTCCGGTACGAGGCGCAGAACCCCATCCACATCTTCGCGGCCACGCGGCCGGCGGCGGCAAAGGGAGACGAGTCATGA
- a CDS encoding energy-coupling factor ABC transporter permease gives MPGISGRGCGAALRHRLQALVQTASVSLRQETWLLAALLLLPYPAHAMHLAEGLLPFGWAAGWTVSVLPLLALGVMRLRERVAQSPLYSPFVAMLAAAVFVISCMPVPVPITGTCSHPCGTGLAAVLIGPVMTVLVTFVALLLQALFLAHGGLTTLGADIWSMGVVGGFVGYGVFHGLRAVRAPLGVGAFAAGMLSDWATYAMTAFELASALHGSQPLGGTLGTLLLAFLPTQLPLGILEGALTAGAVVFISRRRPALLNFHALPAASTP, from the coding sequence ATGCCGGGTATCTCCGGGCGTGGGTGTGGTGCCGCCCTGCGGCATCGCCTCCAAGCCCTCGTACAGACAGCGTCCGTCTCCCTCCGTCAGGAGACGTGGCTGCTCGCGGCCCTCCTCCTCCTGCCCTACCCGGCGCACGCCATGCACCTGGCGGAAGGTCTCCTTCCGTTCGGATGGGCCGCGGGCTGGACCGTCTCCGTCCTGCCCCTGCTCGCGCTCGGTGTCATGAGGCTGCGGGAGCGCGTGGCCCAGAGCCCGCTCTACTCGCCCTTCGTGGCGATGCTCGCCGCCGCCGTCTTCGTCATCTCCTGCATGCCAGTGCCCGTCCCCATCACCGGCACCTGTTCGCACCCGTGCGGCACGGGGCTCGCGGCCGTGCTCATCGGCCCGGTGATGACCGTGCTGGTGACGTTCGTCGCGCTGCTGCTCCAGGCGCTCTTCCTCGCCCATGGCGGGCTCACCACCCTGGGCGCCGACATCTGGTCCATGGGCGTGGTGGGTGGCTTCGTCGGCTACGGTGTCTTCCACGGTCTGCGCGCGGTGCGCGCACCACTCGGCGTGGGGGCCTTCGCCGCCGGCATGCTGTCCGACTGGGCCACCTACGCCATGACGGCCTTCGAGCTGGCCTCGGCGCTGCACGGGTCCCAGCCCCTGGGCGGCACGCTGGGGACACTGCTGCTCGCCTTCCTCCCCACCCAGCTTCCCCTGGGCATCCTCGAGGGGGCCCTCACCGCCGGCGCCGTCGTCTTCATCTCCCGCCGCCGGCCCGCCCTCCTGAACTTCCACGCCCTCCCCGCCGCCTCCACGCCATGA
- a CDS encoding chondroitinase-B domain-containing protein gives MAHRKLVIGSSLLLTLAPSLGFAADEKFSIPGTSVTASADDGNVPANTVDGDLNTRWSAEGDGQWIRFDLGANKKVAYVKIAFLNGASRTFTFDIQTSTDGTTFSTVRSNVTSSLSSSIQTFDFTDVGSARYVRLVGYGNTSNAWNSYLEVEIYGSAAETPGNVVNVSTAAQLTTALTNATAGTTIVLADGTYTKTGAFSIQNKNGTASNPITLKAANRGRAIISGSASLSVSGSSYVVIEGLKFTNTGASAIVLDGSNNVRVTRNTFDLIENGTEVKWLMLKGSGSHHNRIDHNDFGGKSDPGPVIAMDGNYSTQMTQYDVIEYNYFHDIGPRLSNGLETLRLGLSAVSMLDAYATVQYNVFERCDGDPEFISIKSGHNTIRYNTVVNSQGQLTARHGNHNSIYGNFILGDGTKAGVGGIRIYGTDHKVYNNYLEKLTDDALLIDGGDFDGGPDSSNYTSTDLSKHWRVYRTEVVNNTVVNSTTGLVIGKKYTYAPVDSKVANNLIRNTTGTLYNETKTSNTLFQGNIGYGSTLNNRSRTSGEIRNVNPSLTTSNGLQKLSSTSPAINTAVGTYAYIAEDMDGQIRSTNDVGADEYSTAAIVHAPLSLEDVGPNAP, from the coding sequence ATGGCACATCGGAAGCTTGTGATTGGCTCGAGCCTGCTCCTGACACTGGCCCCTTCCCTGGGATTCGCGGCGGATGAGAAGTTCTCCATCCCGGGAACCTCCGTCACCGCGAGCGCGGATGACGGCAACGTCCCGGCCAATACGGTCGATGGGGATCTGAACACCCGCTGGTCGGCGGAGGGTGATGGGCAGTGGATCCGGTTCGACCTGGGCGCCAACAAGAAGGTGGCCTATGTGAAGATCGCCTTCCTGAACGGCGCATCCCGGACGTTCACCTTCGACATCCAGACCTCCACGGATGGCACCACGTTCTCCACGGTGCGCTCGAACGTGACGAGCAGCCTGTCGAGCAGCATCCAGACGTTCGACTTCACGGATGTGGGGTCCGCGCGCTACGTGAGGCTCGTGGGGTATGGCAATACCTCCAATGCCTGGAACAGCTACCTGGAAGTGGAGATCTACGGCAGCGCCGCGGAGACGCCGGGCAATGTCGTGAACGTCTCCACCGCCGCCCAGCTCACCACGGCCCTCACCAACGCGACCGCGGGCACGACCATCGTCCTGGCGGACGGCACCTATACGAAGACCGGTGCCTTCAGCATCCAGAACAAGAATGGGACCGCCTCCAATCCCATCACGCTCAAGGCCGCGAACCGGGGCCGGGCCATCATCTCCGGTAGTGCCTCCCTCAGCGTGTCCGGCTCCTCCTACGTCGTCATCGAGGGCCTGAAGTTCACCAACACCGGCGCGAGCGCCATCGTGCTCGATGGCTCCAACAACGTCCGGGTCACCCGGAACACCTTCGACCTGATCGAGAACGGCACCGAGGTGAAGTGGCTGATGCTCAAGGGGAGCGGAAGCCATCACAACCGGATCGACCACAACGACTTCGGGGGAAAGAGCGACCCCGGTCCGGTCATCGCCATGGATGGGAACTACTCCACCCAGATGACCCAGTACGATGTGATCGAATACAACTATTTCCACGACATCGGACCGCGCCTCAGTAACGGGCTGGAGACGCTCCGCCTGGGCCTGTCCGCCGTGTCGATGCTCGATGCCTACGCCACCGTGCAGTACAACGTGTTCGAGCGCTGCGACGGGGACCCGGAGTTCATCTCGATCAAGAGCGGCCACAACACGATCCGCTACAACACGGTCGTCAACTCACAGGGACAGCTCACCGCGCGTCACGGCAATCACAACAGCATCTACGGCAACTTCATCCTGGGTGATGGCACCAAGGCCGGCGTGGGAGGCATCCGCATCTATGGAACCGACCACAAGGTCTACAACAACTACCTGGAGAAGCTGACCGACGATGCGCTCCTCATCGATGGAGGCGACTTCGACGGAGGGCCGGACTCCAGCAACTACACCAGCACGGATCTGAGCAAGCACTGGCGGGTCTACCGGACCGAGGTCGTGAACAACACGGTCGTCAACAGCACCACGGGGCTCGTCATCGGGAAGAAATACACGTACGCGCCGGTGGACTCGAAGGTCGCCAACAATCTCATCCGGAACACGACGGGCACGCTCTACAACGAGACCAAGACGAGCAACACGCTGTTCCAGGGCAACATCGGATACGGCTCCACCCTGAACAACAGGTCGCGGACGTCCGGTGAGATCCGCAACGTCAATCCGTCGCTGACCACGAGCAACGGGCTGCAGAAGCTGTCCTCCACGAGCCCCGCCATCAACACGGCGGTGGGCACGTACGCCTACATCGCGGAAGACATGGATGGGCAGATCCGCTCCACCAACGATGTCGGCGCGGATGAGTACTCCACCGCCGCCATCGTCCACGCGCCGCTGTCTTTGGAGGATGTCGGCCCGAACGCACCGTGA
- a CDS encoding cobalt-precorrin-5B (C(1))-methyltransferase, with translation MSEAPPARDKRGTRTGFTTGACAAAAAKAATRVLVRGERLTHVETTLPNRQQVTFELHRCEWDGEKARCGIIKDAGDDPDCTHGAELIAEVRLTDDGRVVLERGEGVGIVTKDGLGLEVGSPAINPVPRRNITDMVLEELPEGRGAVVTIHVPRGEEMALQTLNARLGILGGISILGTSGIVRPYSTAAYKASVVQAIDVARARGHDELAFTTGGKSEKYAMGLLPHLAEECFIQVGDFIGVAIRHAARKQAARVHVVGMMGKLSKMADGRMQTHAAGSEVNMELLANLAAEAGAPETLVADIRAANTARHVLELCAANGLTHITGLVCQRVVEQCTRHAGGPLEVRATLVDFNGTLLGQYPDERRNAA, from the coding sequence ATGAGCGAGGCGCCTCCCGCCCGGGACAAGCGCGGCACTCGCACCGGTTTCACCACCGGGGCCTGTGCCGCCGCGGCCGCCAAGGCCGCCACGCGCGTGCTGGTGCGCGGCGAGCGTCTCACGCACGTGGAGACGACGCTGCCCAATCGGCAGCAGGTGACATTCGAACTGCACCGCTGCGAATGGGACGGGGAGAAGGCCCGCTGCGGCATCATCAAGGACGCCGGGGATGATCCGGACTGCACGCACGGCGCCGAGCTGATCGCCGAGGTGCGGCTGACGGACGACGGGCGGGTGGTGCTCGAGCGGGGCGAGGGAGTGGGAATCGTCACCAAGGACGGGCTGGGACTGGAGGTGGGCAGCCCGGCCATCAACCCGGTGCCGCGCCGCAACATCACCGACATGGTGCTGGAGGAGCTGCCCGAGGGCCGGGGCGCCGTCGTCACCATCCACGTTCCCCGAGGGGAGGAGATGGCCCTTCAGACGCTCAACGCGCGTCTGGGCATCCTCGGAGGCATCTCCATCCTGGGGACCAGCGGCATCGTCCGGCCCTACTCCACCGCCGCCTACAAGGCGAGCGTGGTGCAGGCCATCGACGTGGCCCGGGCGCGCGGCCATGACGAGCTCGCCTTCACCACCGGAGGCAAGTCGGAGAAGTACGCGATGGGCCTCCTGCCCCACCTCGCGGAGGAGTGCTTCATCCAGGTGGGCGACTTCATCGGCGTGGCCATCCGCCATGCGGCCAGGAAGCAGGCGGCCCGCGTCCACGTGGTGGGAATGATGGGCAAGCTGTCCAAGATGGCCGATGGGCGCATGCAGACGCATGCGGCCGGCTCCGAGGTGAACATGGAGCTGCTGGCCAACCTGGCCGCCGAGGCAGGTGCGCCGGAGACGCTGGTGGCCGACATCCGGGCCGCCAACACCGCCCGCCACGTGCTCGAGCTGTGCGCCGCCAACGGCCTCACCCACATCACCGGCCTGGTGTGCCAGCGCGTCGTCGAGCAGTGCACCCGCCACGCTGGGGGACCGCTCGAGGTGCGCGCCACCCTGGTCGACTTCAACGGAACCCTGCTCGGGCAGTACCCGGACGAGAGGAGAAACGCGGCATGA
- a CDS encoding FAD-dependent oxidoreductase encodes MAVSRTARILSSVPVGERGRLLQLQLQGEEELGFTGGQYLIFNTGVPRADGKAHKRAYSVVSSDEDQRTFSICVYRLVQGPGSAMLHEAPVGTELPFSGPWGSFLPDDATPRSTLVVATDSGITAALGLLHGRAFAPQRTRTRLLWFSESPSVFLPADQVREEVEALGGRFQHHDCPPPGHPERTTLALNLALEAARAHAPERVYLAGDGAVLHPLRQSLVESGLDAGAIRLESFFNNPARKAAA; translated from the coding sequence ATGGCCGTCTCCCGCACCGCGCGCATCCTCTCCTCCGTGCCCGTCGGCGAGCGCGGACGGCTCCTCCAATTGCAATTGCAGGGCGAGGAGGAGCTCGGCTTCACCGGCGGCCAGTACCTCATCTTCAACACCGGCGTGCCGCGCGCCGATGGCAAGGCGCACAAGCGCGCCTACTCGGTGGTGTCGAGCGACGAGGACCAGCGCACCTTCAGCATCTGTGTCTACCGGCTGGTCCAGGGGCCCGGCTCGGCCATGCTGCACGAGGCGCCGGTGGGGACGGAGCTGCCGTTCAGCGGACCCTGGGGCAGCTTCCTCCCGGACGACGCCACGCCCCGGAGCACGTTGGTGGTGGCCACCGACAGCGGCATCACCGCCGCGCTGGGGCTCCTGCACGGCCGCGCCTTCGCCCCGCAGCGGACGCGCACGCGGCTGCTGTGGTTCTCCGAGTCTCCCTCGGTGTTCCTGCCGGCCGACCAGGTCCGCGAGGAGGTGGAGGCGCTGGGAGGCCGCTTCCAGCACCACGACTGTCCACCGCCGGGACATCCGGAGCGCACCACGCTGGCCCTCAATCTGGCCCTGGAGGCCGCGCGGGCCCATGCGCCCGAGCGCGTCTACCTCGCCGGAGATGGCGCGGTGTTGCACCCGCTGCGGCAGTCCCTGGTGGAGTCCGGGCTGGATGCGGGTGCCATCCGGCTGGAGTCCTTCTTCAACAACCCGGCCCGGAAGGCAGCGGCATGA